Below is a genomic region from Glaciihabitans sp. INWT7.
GACCCGGCTTCAGCGTCGCCCGGCACACGGCGCAGGAGGTCTCCGCGGCGGAGCATCCTTACGAGTTGCCGACGCCGACCCGCACCTACCTCTACATCGATGCGGCCCAGAACGGCCTCGGCTCCCGCGCCTGCGGTGTGGACGTCTGGCCCACCCATGCGCTCCGGCCGGAAGCGAGGACCCTGCGGCTCCGTTTCGCACGGAGCTGACCGCGTTCCCGGGCGGTTGACAGGAACCGCATTCGATCGCCCGGAACGCGCGGTTAGCATGGATGGGTAGAGAAATCTGAGGCCGTCCACCATGCCCACCGTCACCGCCCCCGCTTCGCCGCGCATGCTCGCTCCTGCTGAGATCAGCGCCATCCGGGCTGACTTCCCCCTCCTCCAGCGCGAGGTCGACGGGCGTCGGCTCGTCTACCTCGACTCCGGCGCGACATCGCAGAATCCACGGTCGGTCATCGCCGCGGAGCGCGAGTACTACGAGAATGAGAACTCGGCGGTGCACCGCGGCGCGCACACTCTCGCCGCGCTGGCGACGGAGCGATTCGAGGATGCTCGCAGCACGGTGGCCCGCTTCGTCGGTGCGGCCGACGACGAGATCGTCTGGACCTCCAATGCCACCGAAGCGCTGAATCTCGTCGCCTACGCGATCGGCAACGCCACCGCCGGCCGCGGTGGTGCTGAGGCCGAGCGCTTCCGCCTGGCGCCCGGTGACGAGATCCTGGTGACCGAGATGGAGCATCACGCCAACCTGATCCCGTGGCAGGAGCTCGCGGCGCGCACGGCCGCAGTGCTGCGCTTCATCCCCGTGGCCGATGACGGCACGCTGCGGATGGATGCTGCGACTCAGCTCGTCAACTCGCGCACCCGCATCCTCGCCTTCACGCACGTCTCCAATGTGCTCGGCGTCATCAACCCCGTGACGGAACTCGTCGCTCTCGCTCGATCGGTGGGAGCGCTGACCGTGCTCGACGCCTGCCAGTCTGCTCCCCACCTTCCCCTCGACCTGACGGCGCTCGGCGTCGATTTCGCGGCATTCTCGGGCCACAAGATGCTCGGACCCACCGGCATCGGTGTGCTGTTCGGACGCAGCGAGCTGCTCAACGCGCTTCCGCCATTCCTCACCGGAGGGTCGATGATCACCACCGTCACAATGGAGAGCGCCGAGTACCTGCCCTCGCCGCACCGGTTCGAGGCGGGCACCCAGCGGGTCTCGCAGGCCATCGCTCTGGCGAGTGCCGTCGACTACCTCGAGCGGATCGGGATCGACCGTATCGCCGCGCACGAAACCGCTCTCGGGCAGCGCCTGGTCACCGGGCTCGATGCCATCCCCGGCGTCACCGTGCTCGGCCCCGGCGTCGGGCGGGAGCGGGTGGGGCTCGCCAGCTTCGACGTCGCCGGTGTGCATTCCCACGACCTCGGCCAATTCCTGGATGACCGAGGCATCGCGGTCCGCGTCGGTCATCACTGCGCCCAACCGCTTCACCGTCGGCTGGGGATGATCTCCTCCACCCGCGCGAGCGCCTACCTGTACACGACCGAAGACGAGGTCGACGAGTTTCTTGCCGGGCTCTCGGCCGCCATCACCTTCTTCGGAGTCTCCTCATGAGTTCAGCAATGGAATCCCTCTACCAGGAGGTCATCCTCGACCTCTCACGCCGCCCGCACGGTCGCGGCCTCCGGGATGACGCGGCGGCCGAGTCGCACCAGGTCAACCCGACCTGTGGCGACGAGATCACCCTGCAGCTGCACCTCGAGCCGGGCACGGATCGCATCAGCGCCATCCGCTGGGAGGGTCACGGTTGCGCCATCTCGCAGGCGTCTGCCTCGCTCTTCTCCGACCTCGGGCCGGGGCTGACGACGACAGAGCTGAAGGACCGCATCGAACTCTTCCGGGTGGCGATGCGCTCGCGCGGCGAGATCGAACCCGACGAAGAGCTTCTCGGCGACGCGGTCGCCCTCGGCGGGGTGTCGAAGTACGTGGCACGGGTGAAGTGCGCGATGCTGGCGTGGGTCGCCGGCGAGCAGGCGATCATGCTGGCCGACGCGGCCTGAGCTCGCGTCACTGACCCTCTGCGATCTCCCCATCCGATCCGCGCGGTGAGTCCGGGCGCGCTTCGTGATGACGGAGCCCGGGGGTGCGGCGGTGCTCTTTCATCTCCGCCTCGAAGAGGTGTCGGCGACCT
It encodes:
- a CDS encoding aminotransferase class V-fold PLP-dependent enzyme, which translates into the protein MPTVTAPASPRMLAPAEISAIRADFPLLQREVDGRRLVYLDSGATSQNPRSVIAAEREYYENENSAVHRGAHTLAALATERFEDARSTVARFVGAADDEIVWTSNATEALNLVAYAIGNATAGRGGAEAERFRLAPGDEILVTEMEHHANLIPWQELAARTAAVLRFIPVADDGTLRMDAATQLVNSRTRILAFTHVSNVLGVINPVTELVALARSVGALTVLDACQSAPHLPLDLTALGVDFAAFSGHKMLGPTGIGVLFGRSELLNALPPFLTGGSMITTVTMESAEYLPSPHRFEAGTQRVSQAIALASAVDYLERIGIDRIAAHETALGQRLVTGLDAIPGVTVLGPGVGRERVGLASFDVAGVHSHDLGQFLDDRGIAVRVGHHCAQPLHRRLGMISSTRASAYLYTTEDEVDEFLAGLSAAITFFGVSS
- the sufU gene encoding Fe-S cluster assembly sulfur transfer protein SufU, yielding MESLYQEVILDLSRRPHGRGLRDDAAAESHQVNPTCGDEITLQLHLEPGTDRISAIRWEGHGCAISQASASLFSDLGPGLTTTELKDRIELFRVAMRSRGEIEPDEELLGDAVALGGVSKYVARVKCAMLAWVAGEQAIMLADAA